In a single window of the Streptococcus ilei genome:
- a CDS encoding DUF3427 domain-containing protein, translating into MPEGVTLFQDTLIKSLKYGFVDNIQYQEGGYSPQILINDHEMKRYVLTDLQEELSKCKAFYISVAFITQSGISLIKSQLSDLMDKGIKGKILISPYLDFNDPVAMQELLKLENVEVRLTPESLQMHAKFYLFEHEGRQVLISGSSNLTHNALKINYEWNIKLTSTHNGELIRATKAEFDKIWEKSDLLTDDKIASYARKRQNVIRVDQIREEKTAQYQSETISPNEMQKDALKGLQAIRDSGKKKALVISATGTGKTFLSAFDVQQFKPERMLFIVHREQILQKSLKDFQKVLQFSDAEGLIYHSGADLTGKKYVFATIQTLSREQHLGLFSRDYFDYILIDEVHKAGADSYKKVMAHFQPEFFLGMTATPERTDGQNIYELFDYNIAYEIRLQNALDNDMLCPFIYFGVKDIEVEGQLINEKTTIANLTSEERVKHIIKKIDFYGVSGDTVKGLMFCSSKQEAHELASKLNQKGKRCRALTGEDNMETRNEVVAQLEKGELDYILTVDIFNEGIDIPSVNQVVMLRNTQSSIVFVQQLGRGLRKHESKEYVTIIDFIGNYKNNYLIPIALFGDKSMNKDNYRRELREPNILKGLTTINFEEVAKEQIFKSITNTNLSNKVLLKEAYMETKNRLGRIPKLSDFWKLDTLDPYIFFDSFNHYGEVIDSFDKDDSFVKIPELNGFLTFLCKELSNGKRKADLYLLKILLEKEKISRSDLEKFLKEEKLEASNELLKSIENFLTYSFFVKRDQEKYGVSALAIKNNSYQLSPYFAQFLTEEYKDFILDIIQTGLYRSEKYPQNPLTIGEKYSRKDAVRLLNWDKDESSTVYGYKVKHGTCPIFVTYHKEDDITETTQYQDGFLSNKVFHWYSRSNRSFNSKEVAEIMQSNDTGLTLHLFVKKEDGEGSDFYYLGPVHYIENSALETIMPDGKTPVVTMNFELINEVPTTLYDYLTKK; encoded by the coding sequence ATGCCAGAAGGCGTAACTTTATTTCAAGACACTCTTATTAAATCATTAAAATATGGTTTTGTGGATAATATCCAGTATCAAGAGGGTGGGTATTCACCACAGATTTTGATCAACGATCATGAGATGAAGCGATATGTTTTAACGGATTTACAAGAGGAGTTGAGCAAGTGTAAGGCCTTTTACATATCAGTGGCCTTTATTACACAGTCTGGGATTTCCTTGATTAAGTCGCAATTGTCTGATTTGATGGATAAAGGAATCAAAGGTAAAATTCTGATTTCTCCTTATCTTGATTTTAATGATCCAGTGGCTATGCAAGAACTACTCAAGTTAGAGAATGTAGAAGTTCGTTTGACCCCTGAGAGTTTGCAGATGCACGCCAAATTTTATCTCTTTGAACATGAGGGAAGGCAGGTATTGATTTCGGGTAGTTCGAATCTGACCCACAATGCTCTCAAGATCAATTATGAGTGGAATATTAAATTGACATCTACCCATAATGGAGAACTTATTCGAGCTACTAAAGCTGAATTTGACAAGATTTGGGAGAAGTCTGATCTTTTGACAGATGACAAGATTGCTTCTTATGCGCGTAAACGTCAGAATGTTATTCGAGTGGATCAGATTCGCGAAGAGAAGACGGCTCAATATCAGAGTGAAACGATTAGTCCTAATGAAATGCAAAAGGATGCCTTAAAAGGCTTGCAGGCGATTCGTGATTCTGGAAAAAAGAAGGCTTTGGTCATCAGTGCAACTGGGACAGGGAAAACTTTTCTATCAGCTTTTGATGTTCAACAGTTTAAACCAGAAAGAATGCTTTTCATTGTTCACCGAGAGCAGATTTTACAGAAGTCGTTAAAGGATTTTCAAAAAGTCTTGCAGTTTTCTGATGCAGAAGGTCTTATTTATCACTCTGGAGCTGATTTGACGGGCAAAAAATATGTCTTTGCCACTATTCAAACTCTATCACGGGAACAGCATTTAGGCCTATTTTCAAGAGACTATTTTGACTATATTCTGATTGATGAGGTTCATAAGGCTGGTGCAGATTCTTATAAAAAAGTGATGGCGCATTTTCAACCAGAATTCTTTTTAGGGATGACGGCTACTCCAGAGCGGACAGATGGTCAAAATATTTACGAATTGTTTGACTACAATATCGCTTATGAGATTCGTCTACAAAATGCCCTTGATAATGATATGCTTTGTCCCTTCATTTATTTTGGAGTGAAGGACATCGAAGTTGAAGGACAGTTAATCAATGAGAAGACTACGATTGCGAACTTAACATCTGAAGAGCGCGTGAAGCATATTATAAAAAAGATTGATTTTTATGGAGTTAGTGGAGATACGGTGAAGGGCTTGATGTTCTGTTCTTCCAAGCAAGAAGCCCATGAATTAGCATCCAAACTAAACCAAAAGGGGAAACGTTGTCGAGCCTTAACAGGTGAAGATAACATGGAGACCCGGAATGAAGTTGTTGCCCAACTAGAAAAGGGAGAGCTAGACTACATTCTAACAGTAGATATCTTTAACGAAGGAATTGATATTCCATCGGTCAATCAGGTTGTGATGTTGCGGAATACTCAATCGAGCATTGTTTTCGTACAACAGTTAGGTCGAGGGCTACGGAAGCATGAGAGTAAAGAATATGTGACCATTATCGATTTTATCGGAAATTATAAGAATAACTATCTAATTCCTATTGCTTTGTTTGGTGATAAATCGATGAATAAAGATAATTATCGTCGAGAGCTTCGAGAACCAAATATTCTAAAAGGATTGACGACCATCAATTTTGAAGAAGTAGCTAAGGAACAAATCTTTAAGTCCATCACTAATACTAATTTATCGAATAAAGTTTTGTTGAAAGAAGCTTATATGGAGACGAAGAACCGGCTAGGTCGTATTCCAAAATTAAGTGATTTTTGGAAATTAGATACTTTGGATCCATACATCTTTTTTGATAGCTTTAATCATTATGGAGAAGTTATCGATTCTTTTGACAAGGATGATTCTTTTGTTAAAATTCCTGAGCTAAATGGATTTCTAACTTTTCTTTGTAAAGAGTTATCAAATGGAAAGAGGAAAGCAGATCTTTATCTTTTAAAAATCTTGCTGGAGAAAGAAAAGATTTCGCGTTCTGATTTGGAAAAATTCCTAAAAGAAGAAAAGCTAGAAGCCTCTAATGAGTTGTTGAAGTCTATTGAGAATTTCTTGACCTATAGCTTTTTTGTTAAAAGAGATCAGGAAAAGTATGGTGTATCAGCTTTGGCTATCAAGAATAATAGTTATCAACTTTCACCATATTTTGCTCAATTTCTGACAGAGGAGTATAAAGATTTTATATTAGATATCATTCAGACGGGTCTTTATCGTTCTGAAAAGTATCCACAGAATCCTTTGACGATCGGGGAGAAGTATTCTCGTAAAGACGCTGTGAGACTACTCAATTGGGATAAGGATGAGAGCTCTACTGTTTATGGCTATAAGGTTAAACATGGCACTTGTCCGATTTTTGTCACTTATCACAAAGAGGATGATATCACTGAAACAACTCAGTATCAAGATGGTTTTTTATCAAACAAAGTCTTTCACTGGTATTCTAGAAGCAACAGGAGTTTCAATTCAAAAGAGGTAGCTGAGATTATGCAGTCTAATGATACTGGATTGACCCTTCACCTGTTTGTAAAAAAAGAAGATGGTGAAGGAAGTGATTTCTATTATCTTGGACCGGTTCATTATATTGAGAATAGTGCTCTTGAAACTATAATGCCAGATGGTAAAACCCCTGTAGTGACCATGAATTTTGAATTGATCAATGAAGTTCCTACAACACTTTATGATTATTTAACAAAAAAATAA
- a CDS encoding DUF5960 family protein, translating into MKPALNKHELQFDYFSDNYQQFEHDFYRLATTATPLVFLEDDLLRSMSTGQRNYFRLHHTQSRDHRDHYFHFRVSTHPQSPLTRIYTYLGHSLTTEYKATS; encoded by the coding sequence ATGAAACCAGCACTGAATAAACACGAACTCCAATTCGATTATTTTTCAGACAATTACCAGCAGTTCGAGCATGATTTTTACCGCTTGGCAACGACTGCGACCCCTTTGGTCTTTTTAGAAGATGACCTGCTGAGATCCATGTCAACGGGCCAGCGCAACTATTTCAGACTCCACCATACCCAGAGTCGCGACCATCGTGACCACTACTTTCACTTTCGCGTCTCTACCCATCCCCAATCCCCACTGACACGGATTTATACCTACCTAGGCCACAGCCTGACCACAGAATACAAAGCAACCTCCTAG
- a CDS encoding helix-turn-helix domain-containing protein translates to MFDAKKLKDRRLELGLTQAQVYESLEISRKTYSSWENGLAEPHDKNLRRLAKRLSVKEDYFVDKSSALFTYPLLTPPHQKKVDLLASQLLAEQEKVVSLVPYRVLSIDLAAGHGHTFYDNETDYETVYFDQEIQHDFASWVSGDSMEPSYPNGSVALMKQTGFDYDGAVYALMWNGKTYIKKVYREEESLRLESINPAYDDLFAPYEDEPKIVGIVVGHFLPLEV, encoded by the coding sequence ATGTTTGATGCAAAAAAATTAAAAGACCGGCGACTGGAGCTGGGCCTAACCCAAGCCCAGGTCTACGAATCCTTAGAGATTAGTCGCAAGACCTACTCTAGTTGGGAGAATGGCTTAGCAGAGCCACACGATAAAAATCTCAGGAGGTTGGCCAAGCGCCTCTCCGTTAAAGAGGACTACTTTGTCGACAAGAGCTCAGCGCTTTTCACCTACCCTTTATTAACCCCACCCCATCAGAAAAAGGTCGATCTCTTGGCTAGCCAACTCTTAGCAGAGCAAGAAAAGGTGGTCTCTTTGGTCCCTTACCGTGTCCTCTCTATCGACTTGGCAGCTGGACATGGTCATACCTTTTATGACAATGAGACCGACTACGAGACCGTTTATTTTGACCAAGAGATCCAACACGACTTTGCCTCTTGGGTCTCTGGAGATTCTATGGAACCAAGCTATCCAAACGGTTCCGTTGCCTTGATGAAACAGACAGGATTTGACTATGATGGAGCGGTCTACGCCCTTATGTGGAACGGGAAGACCTATATCAAAAAAGTCTATCGGGAAGAGGAGAGCCTCCGCCTAGAGTCTATCAACCCAGCCTATGATGACCTCTTTGCTCCCTACGAAGATGAACCAAAAATTGTCGGTATCGTGGTCGGCCACTTCCTCCCTCTGGAGGTCTAG
- a CDS encoding valine--tRNA ligase yields the protein MSKELSPKYNPAEVEAGRYQKWLDEDVFKPSGDQKAKPYSIVIPPPNVTGKLHLGHAWDTTLQDIIIRQKRMQGFDTLWLPGMDHAGIATQAKVEERLRGEGISRYDLGREKFLEKVWEWKDEYATTIKEQWGKMGLSVDYSRERFTLDEGLSKAVRKVFVDLYKKGWIYRGEFIINWDPAARTALSDIEVIHKDVEGAFYHMNYMLEDGSRALEVATTRPETMFGDVAVAVNPEDPRYKDLIGKHVVLPIANKLIPIVGDEHADPEFGTGVVKITPAHDPNDFLVGQRHNLPQVNVMNDDGTMNDLAFEFAGMDRFEARKAVIAKLEEIGALVKIEKRVHSVGHSERTGVVVEPRLSTQWFVKMDQLAKNAIANQDTEDKVEFYPPRFNDTFLQWMENVHDWVISRQLWWGHQIPAWYNAEGEMYVGEEAPEGDGWTQDEDVLDTWFSSALWPFSTMGWPDVDSEDFKRYFPTSTLVTGYDIIFFWVSRMIFQSLEFTGRQPFQNVLIHGLIRDEQGRKMSKSLGNGIDPMDVIEKYGADALRWFLSNGSAPGQDVRFSYEKMDASWNFINKIWNISRYILMNNEGLTLEQATANVEKVVNKEAGNVTDRWILHNLNETIGKATANFDKFEFGVAGHILYNFIWDEFADWYVELTKEVLYSDNEEEKVITRSVLLYTLDKILRLLHPIMPFVTEEIFGQISEGSIVTAEYPTVNPAFEDLAAHTGVESLKDLIRAVRNARAEVNVAPSKPITILVKTSDSDLEAFFNSNVNYIKRFTNPEHLEIASTIPAPELAMSSVITGAEIYLPLADLLNVEEELARLDKELAKWQKELDMVGKKLSNERFVANAKPEVVQKERDKQADYQAKYDATVARIDEMKKLVG from the coding sequence ATGTCTAAAGAACTTTCACCGAAATACAATCCAGCCGAGGTTGAGGCTGGTCGTTACCAAAAATGGCTTGACGAAGATGTTTTCAAGCCTTCAGGCGATCAAAAGGCGAAGCCTTATTCGATCGTGATTCCACCACCAAACGTAACTGGTAAACTTCACCTTGGTCATGCTTGGGATACGACTTTGCAAGATATCATCATCCGTCAAAAACGCATGCAAGGTTTCGATACCCTTTGGCTTCCAGGGATGGACCACGCGGGGATTGCGACTCAAGCTAAGGTTGAGGAGCGCTTGCGTGGTGAGGGTATCAGTCGTTACGACCTGGGGCGTGAAAAATTCCTTGAGAAAGTCTGGGAATGGAAAGACGAATATGCCACTACTATCAAGGAACAATGGGGCAAGATGGGGCTCTCTGTAGACTACTCTCGTGAGCGTTTCACTCTTGACGAAGGTTTGTCAAAAGCAGTTCGCAAGGTCTTCGTGGATCTTTACAAGAAAGGCTGGATCTATCGTGGTGAATTTATCATCAACTGGGACCCAGCAGCTCGCACAGCTCTTTCTGATATCGAGGTGATCCACAAGGATGTCGAAGGTGCCTTCTACCACATGAACTACATGCTGGAAGACGGTTCACGCGCCCTTGAAGTAGCGACAACTCGTCCTGAGACCATGTTTGGGGACGTTGCCGTTGCAGTCAATCCAGAAGACCCACGCTACAAGGACTTGATCGGTAAACACGTCGTTCTTCCAATCGCTAATAAATTAATTCCAATCGTTGGGGATGAGCACGCTGATCCTGAGTTTGGTACAGGTGTCGTGAAAATCACACCTGCCCACGATCCAAACGACTTCTTGGTTGGTCAGCGCCACAACTTGCCACAAGTCAACGTCATGAACGACGACGGAACCATGAATGACTTGGCCTTCGAATTTGCAGGCATGGACCGTTTTGAAGCTCGTAAGGCAGTCATTGCCAAGTTGGAAGAAATCGGTGCCCTTGTTAAAATCGAAAAACGTGTCCACAGTGTTGGTCACTCAGAGCGTACAGGGGTTGTGGTTGAGCCACGCTTGTCTACGCAATGGTTCGTCAAGATGGACCAATTGGCTAAGAACGCTATTGCCAACCAAGACACAGAGGACAAGGTAGAATTCTACCCACCTCGTTTCAACGATACCTTCCTCCAATGGATGGAAAATGTCCACGACTGGGTTATCTCTCGTCAGCTCTGGTGGGGTCACCAAATCCCTGCTTGGTACAATGCTGAGGGTGAAATGTACGTCGGCGAAGAAGCTCCAGAAGGTGACGGATGGACTCAGGACGAAGACGTCTTGGATACGTGGTTCAGTTCTGCCCTTTGGCCATTCTCTACTATGGGCTGGCCGGATGTGGACTCAGAAGACTTCAAGCGCTATTTCCCAACTTCAACCTTGGTTACAGGTTACGATATCATCTTCTTCTGGGTGTCTCGTATGATCTTCCAATCTTTGGAATTCACGGGCCGTCAGCCATTCCAAAACGTTCTGATCCACGGTCTCATTCGTGACGAGCAAGGACGCAAGATGTCTAAATCACTCGGAAACGGGATTGACCCAATGGATGTGATCGAGAAATACGGTGCCGATGCCCTTCGTTGGTTCCTTTCAAACGGTTCTGCACCAGGGCAAGACGTGCGCTTCTCTTACGAGAAAATGGATGCTTCTTGGAACTTCATTAACAAAATTTGGAACATCTCTCGCTACATCCTCATGAACAATGAAGGTTTGACCCTTGAGCAAGCAACTGCCAATGTCGAAAAAGTGGTCAACAAGGAAGCTGGAAATGTCACAGACCGCTGGATTCTCCACAACCTCAATGAAACCATCGGAAAAGCAACGGCCAACTTTGACAAGTTTGAGTTTGGTGTCGCTGGACACATTCTCTACAACTTCATCTGGGATGAGTTTGCGGACTGGTACGTTGAGTTGACCAAGGAAGTCCTTTATAGCGATAACGAAGAAGAGAAAGTCATCACACGTTCCGTTCTCCTTTACACTTTGGACAAGATCCTTCGTCTCCTTCACCCAATCATGCCATTCGTGACAGAGGAAATCTTTGGACAAATCTCAGAAGGCTCTATCGTCACAGCGGAATACCCAACTGTCAACCCAGCCTTTGAAGACCTGGCGGCTCATACAGGTGTCGAAAGCCTCAAAGACTTGATCCGTGCTGTTCGTAATGCGCGTGCAGAAGTAAACGTTGCTCCAAGCAAGCCTATCACCATTCTTGTTAAGACTAGCGATAGCGACTTGGAAGCCTTCTTTAACAGCAATGTCAACTACATCAAACGCTTTACAAATCCAGAACACTTGGAAATCGCATCAACCATCCCTGCACCTGAACTCGCAATGTCAAGCGTCATCACAGGAGCAGAAATCTACTTGCCACTGGCAGACCTCCTCAACGTCGAAGAAGAACTGGCTCGCCTCGACAAGGAACTCGCTAAATGGCAAAAAGAACTGGATATGGTCGGCAAGAAGCTCTCTAACGAACGCTTCGTAGCCAATGCCAAACCAGAAGTCGTCCAAAAAGAACGCGACAAACAAGCCGACTACCAAGCAAAATACGACGCGACCGTAGCACGTATTGATGAGATGAAGAAGTTGGTGGGATAA
- a CDS encoding (deoxy)nucleoside triphosphate pyrophosphohydrolase, with protein MSKKIIHVVAAAIEKDGKIFCAQRPEGKSLGGFWEFPGGKLEAGESPEQALVREIREELNSEIEIISYINEASYDYDFGTVVMKTYHAKLVSGNLELLEHQNSTWLAPHELKTINWAPVDRPAVELLTKK; from the coding sequence ATGTCAAAAAAAATCATTCACGTTGTTGCAGCTGCCATTGAAAAAGACGGAAAAATCTTTTGTGCTCAAAGACCCGAAGGAAAAAGCTTGGGAGGTTTTTGGGAATTCCCTGGTGGAAAATTAGAGGCAGGAGAATCCCCTGAACAAGCGCTCGTTCGTGAGATTAGGGAAGAATTAAATTCTGAAATTGAAATTATCTCCTATATCAACGAAGCCTCCTACGACTATGACTTTGGAACCGTCGTAATGAAAACCTATCACGCCAAGCTTGTCTCAGGAAATCTAGAGTTATTAGAACACCAAAATTCCACTTGGCTAGCTCCACATGAATTAAAAACCATTAACTGGGCACCTGTGGATCGTCCAGCTGTAGAATTATTAACAAAAAAATAA
- a CDS encoding Y-family DNA polymerase: MLFDYSREPRSDIAFVDMKSFYASCECVRLGLNPLTTSLCVMSRSDNSAGLILASSPVFKQVFGKKNVGRSYDLPFDLKTRKFNYYLARKQGLPTDPAFVHYIESWAKRTFIVPPRMNAYIHVNMEIQQVFQEFAAPDDIYPYSIDEGFIDLTSSLNYFIPDPQLDRRSKLDLLSARIQKRIWQQTGIYATVGMSNANPLLAKLALDNEAKHQKTMRANWSYEDVPSRVWQIKKLTDFWGIGHRTEKRLNRLGIHSIYELAQANPDQLKKEFGIMGVQLWFHTHGIDESNVHRPYRPKSHGLGNSQILPRDYHRQSDIELVFREMAEQVAIRLRREKKKTQLVSIHASYSKQEQLPSIHCQRKIEPTNSTAQLANEVIQLFRSHYQGGAIRQIGVFYGKLVEERFQLISLFDDPEQTQKEEALQETIDHIRDRFGFASLQKGSALLENSRALARSKLTGGHSAGGLDGLA; encoded by the coding sequence ATGCTTTTTGATTATTCACGTGAGCCAAGGTCTGATATTGCTTTTGTGGATATGAAAAGTTTCTATGCCAGTTGTGAATGCGTCCGCCTCGGCCTCAATCCCTTGACGACTTCTCTTTGTGTCATGAGTCGGAGCGACAATTCTGCTGGCCTCATCTTAGCCAGTTCCCCCGTTTTTAAGCAGGTCTTTGGAAAGAAAAATGTCGGGCGTAGCTACGATCTGCCCTTTGATCTCAAGACTAGGAAATTCAATTACTACCTGGCCCGTAAGCAAGGTCTACCTACAGATCCAGCCTTTGTCCACTATATCGAAAGTTGGGCCAAGCGCACCTTTATCGTGCCCCCTCGCATGAATGCCTATATCCATGTCAACATGGAAATCCAGCAAGTCTTTCAAGAATTTGCTGCTCCAGATGATATCTACCCCTATTCTATCGATGAGGGATTTATCGATTTGACCAGCTCTCTCAACTACTTTATTCCTGATCCTCAGCTAGACCGACGCTCCAAGCTAGATCTCCTTTCTGCTCGGATCCAAAAGCGCATTTGGCAGCAAACTGGGATCTATGCTACTGTCGGGATGAGCAATGCCAATCCGCTCCTGGCCAAACTGGCTCTAGACAACGAAGCCAAGCACCAGAAAACCATGCGAGCTAACTGGTCTTACGAAGACGTCCCCAGTCGAGTCTGGCAGATAAAAAAACTAACTGATTTCTGGGGGATTGGCCATCGAACAGAAAAACGCCTGAACAGGCTCGGCATTCACTCCATCTATGAGCTGGCCCAGGCCAATCCAGACCAGCTCAAAAAAGAATTTGGAATCATGGGCGTCCAGCTCTGGTTTCATACCCATGGGATTGACGAAAGCAATGTCCATCGCCCCTATCGACCAAAGTCTCACGGTCTAGGAAATTCGCAAATCCTTCCCCGTGACTACCACCGCCAAAGCGATATTGAATTGGTCTTTCGGGAGATGGCCGAGCAGGTTGCTATCCGCTTGCGTCGGGAAAAGAAAAAAACCCAATTGGTCTCCATCCACGCCAGCTACTCCAAACAGGAACAGCTCCCTTCCATCCACTGCCAGCGAAAGATTGAACCGACCAACTCTACCGCTCAATTAGCTAATGAAGTCATCCAGCTCTTTCGTTCCCACTACCAGGGAGGAGCTATCCGGCAGATTGGAGTCTTTTATGGGAAGCTCGTAGAGGAGAGATTCCAGCTGATCTCCTTATTTGATGACCCTGAGCAAACCCAAAAAGAAGAGGCCCTCCAAGAGACCATTGACCACATCCGTGACCGCTTTGGCTTTGCTTCTCTACAGAAGGGATCTGCCCTATTAGAAAATTCACGCGCTCTGGCTCGAAGCAAGCTGACCGGAGGCCACTCTGCAGGAGGTTTAGATGGCTTAGCATGA
- a CDS encoding (deoxy)nucleoside triphosphate pyrophosphohydrolase, whose translation MGGFWEFPGGKLEAGESPEQALVREIREELNSEIEIISYINEASYDYDFGTVVMKTYHAKLVSGNLELLEHQNSTWLAPHELKTINWAPVDRPAVELLTKK comes from the coding sequence TTGGGAGGTTTTTGGGAATTCCCTGGTGGAAAATTAGAGGCAGGAGAATCCCCTGAACAAGCGCTCGTTCGTGAGATTAGGGAAGAATTAAATTCTGAAATTGAAATTATCTCCTATATCAACGAAGCCTCCTACGACTATGACTTTGGAACCGTCGTAATGAAAACCTATCACGCCAAGCTTGTCTCAGGAAATCTAGAGTTATTAGAACACCAAAATTCCACTTGGCTAGCTCCACATGAATTAAAAACCATTAACTGGGCACCTGTGGATCGTCCAGCTGTAGAATTATTAACAAAAAAATAA
- the rsmD gene encoding 16S rRNA (guanine(966)-N(2))-methyltransferase RsmD, producing the protein MKIVSGTYGGRPLKTLEGKTTRPTSDKVRGAMFNMIGPYFDGGRVLDLYAGSGGLSIEAISRGMEQAVLVEKDRRAQGIIASNIQMTKESHKFQLLKMEAHQALSQLQGTFDLVFLDPPYAKEQIVADIETLAERDLLGEEVMVVCETDKAVDLPEEIACLGIWKEKIYGISKVTVYVR; encoded by the coding sequence ATGAAGATTGTATCAGGTACCTATGGAGGGCGTCCTCTTAAGACGCTCGAAGGAAAGACAACGAGGCCCACTTCAGATAAGGTGAGAGGGGCTATGTTTAATATGATCGGTCCTTATTTTGATGGGGGGCGGGTCTTGGATCTATATGCTGGCTCAGGTGGCTTGTCCATCGAAGCGATATCTCGGGGGATGGAGCAGGCTGTCTTGGTCGAGAAAGACCGCAGAGCCCAAGGGATCATTGCCAGCAATATCCAAATGACCAAGGAAAGCCACAAATTTCAATTGCTGAAGATGGAGGCTCACCAAGCACTCAGTCAATTGCAGGGGACCTTTGACCTTGTTTTCTTAGATCCTCCCTATGCCAAGGAGCAGATCGTAGCCGATATTGAAACCTTGGCTGAACGAGACTTGCTGGGAGAAGAGGTCATGGTCGTCTGTGAGACGGACAAGGCAGTAGACTTGCCTGAGGAGATTGCTTGTCTAGGAATCTGGAAAGAAAAAATCTACGGAATTAGTAAGGTAACGGTTTATGTCAGATAA
- the coaD gene encoding pantetheine-phosphate adenylyltransferase, with the protein MSDKIGLFTGSFDPMTLGHLDLIERASRLFDCLYVGIFFNHEKKGYFTIEQREAMVTEAVAHLSNVRVIISEAELAVEVARRYGVTSLVRGLRNSQDFLYESNMDYFNHQLAPELETIYLCTQPQYQALSSTRIRELLTFQQDVSAYVPESVIKEMK; encoded by the coding sequence ATGTCAGATAAAATAGGGTTATTTACAGGTTCATTTGACCCAATGACCTTGGGACACTTGGATTTGATAGAGCGAGCTAGTCGCTTGTTTGATTGCTTGTATGTAGGCATCTTCTTTAATCATGAGAAGAAGGGCTATTTTACCATTGAGCAAAGAGAGGCCATGGTGACAGAGGCAGTAGCTCATTTGTCCAATGTAAGAGTCATCATCTCAGAGGCAGAGTTGGCAGTAGAAGTGGCTAGACGGTATGGAGTGACGAGCTTGGTTCGAGGCCTGCGAAATAGCCAAGACTTCCTCTATGAAAGCAACATGGACTACTTCAATCACCAGCTGGCTCCAGAGCTTGAGACCATCTATCTCTGTACCCAACCCCAGTACCAGGCCTTGAGCTCGACGAGAATTCGCGAGTTGCTGACCTTCCAGCAAGATGTCAGTGCCTATGTCCCAGAGAGTGTTATAAAGGAGATGAAATAA